In Myxococcus stipitatus, the following are encoded in one genomic region:
- a CDS encoding cupin domain-containing protein: MMAHLDDILAEWVLETLEPSAREAAARHLAECSRCRADVERLSRVRDALPAWVSPVEPPASVLRGLMERMEGPGRFERFADRVAAFFDVSREHAVRVLESLGDASRWMPGPVEGSELFPVEPGPAREGMMAAVLRLHPGVPYPRHTHLGRELNLVLEGGLREDSGHEVWPGEELAKTEGSAHGFAALDGPACLCAVLLEGGTEFEEALASPP, from the coding sequence ATGATGGCGCACCTCGACGACATCCTGGCCGAGTGGGTCCTGGAGACCCTGGAGCCCTCCGCTCGGGAGGCCGCCGCGCGGCACCTGGCGGAGTGCTCGCGCTGCCGGGCGGATGTCGAGCGGCTATCACGGGTGCGTGACGCCCTGCCGGCGTGGGTGTCTCCCGTCGAGCCCCCCGCCTCCGTGCTGCGGGGGCTGATGGAGCGCATGGAGGGGCCTGGGCGCTTCGAGCGGTTCGCGGACCGCGTGGCCGCGTTCTTCGATGTGTCGCGCGAGCACGCGGTGCGGGTGTTGGAGTCGTTGGGGGATGCGTCGCGGTGGATGCCGGGGCCAGTGGAGGGCTCGGAGTTGTTCCCGGTGGAGCCGGGGCCCGCACGCGAGGGGATGATGGCGGCGGTGCTACGACTTCACCCGGGGGTGCCCTATCCGCGGCACACGCACCTGGGACGCGAGCTGAACCTGGTGTTGGAGGGGGGCCTTCGCGAGGACTCCGGGCACGAGGTCTGGCCGGGCGAGGAGCTGGCGAAGACGGAGGGCAGCGCCCACGGCTTCGCCGCGCTGGATGGCCCCGCGTGTCTGTGCGCGGTGTTGCTGGAGGGTGGCACGGAGTTCGAGGAGGCCCTCGCTTCGCCGCCGTGA
- a CDS encoding 2,3,4,5-tetrahydropyridine-2,6-dicarboxylate N-succinyltransferase → MLPIDELSQKVSAAFADRTKLKDPDFVSAVRETVARLDSGELRVAEKGPDGWKVHAWVKEAILLFFAVSEMKVMEVGPFEFHDKVPLKKGLDKAGVRVVPPGTVRYGAFVERGAVVMPGYVNIGARVGSGTMVDTWATVGSCAQVGSDVHLSGGVGLGGVLEPPTASPVIIEDRAFLGSRCIVVEGVVVEEEAVLGANVVLTASTQIIDVTGPEERIYKGRVPARSVVIPGMREKQFPAGKYMVPCALIIGQRTQSTDKKTSLNSALRDFAVPV, encoded by the coding sequence ATGCTGCCCATCGACGAGCTTTCCCAGAAGGTCTCCGCCGCGTTCGCGGACCGGACGAAACTCAAGGACCCGGACTTCGTGTCCGCCGTGCGCGAGACGGTGGCGCGCCTGGACTCCGGAGAGCTGCGCGTCGCGGAGAAAGGCCCGGACGGCTGGAAGGTCCACGCCTGGGTGAAGGAGGCCATCCTCCTGTTCTTCGCCGTGTCGGAGATGAAGGTGATGGAGGTGGGGCCCTTCGAGTTCCACGACAAGGTCCCTTTGAAGAAGGGCTTGGACAAGGCGGGGGTGCGCGTGGTGCCGCCGGGCACGGTGCGCTACGGCGCCTTCGTGGAGCGCGGCGCGGTGGTGATGCCGGGCTATGTGAACATCGGCGCGCGCGTGGGCTCGGGCACCATGGTGGACACGTGGGCCACGGTGGGCAGCTGCGCGCAGGTGGGCAGTGACGTCCACCTGTCCGGAGGCGTGGGTCTGGGGGGCGTGCTCGAGCCGCCCACCGCGTCGCCCGTCATCATCGAGGACCGCGCCTTCCTGGGCAGCCGCTGCATCGTCGTGGAGGGCGTGGTGGTGGAGGAGGAGGCGGTGCTGGGCGCCAACGTGGTGCTCACCGCGTCCACGCAAATCATCGACGTCACCGGCCCCGAGGAGCGCATCTACAAGGGCCGCGTCCCGGCGCGCAGCGTGGTGATTCCGGGCATGCGGGAGAAGCAGTTCCCCGCGGGGAAGTACATGGTCCCCTGCGCGCTCATCATCGGTCAGCGGACACAGTCGACGGACAAGAAGACGAGCCTCAACTCGGCCCTGCGCGACTTCGCCGTCCCCGTGTAG